The window GGAGCTACTTGAGAAAACCGAGGGAAGTCGAGTCTCCGCGCGACAGAGACGGTCACGGTACCCACACCTCCAGCACCGCGGCCGGGTCCCTCGTGGCCAACGCCAGCCTCCTCGGATACGCGACCGGAACGGCTCGCGGAATGGCCCCTCACGCGCGCGTCGCCACCTACAAGGTCTGCTGGAGCACCGGGTGTTTCGGGTCAGACATTCTCGCGGGCATGGATCGGGCCATCGTTGACGGCGTCGACGTCTTGTCACTCTCCCTAGGCGGTGGCTCCGCTCCCTACTACCGCGACACGATCGCGATTGGCGCGTTCACGGCTATGGAAAGGGGTATTTTCGTCTCTTGCTCTGCCGGTAACAGTGGGCCCACTAGAGCCTCGTTGGCCAACACAGCCCCCTGGATCATGACCGTTGGAGCCGGGACCTTGGACCGGGATTTCCCGGCTTACGCTTTGTTAGGCAACAAACTCCGGTTCACTGGCGTTTCGCTTTACAGCGGGACCGGAATGGGAAACAAACCGGTCCAGTTGGTTTACAACAGGGGGTCCAACAGCTCTAGTAACTTGTGCCTGCCGGGTTCGCTCAACCCGGATTTGGTTCGTGGGAAAGTGGTGATGTGCGACCGAGGCATCAACGCACGTGTCGAGAAAGGTGGCGTCGTGCGCGCAGCTGGGGGGATTGGGATGATACTGGCCAACACCGCAGCCAGCGGTGAGGAGTTGGTGGCTGATAGTCATTTGCTACCTGCAGTTGCCGTCGGGAGACGAGTCGGTGACCAAATCAGGGAATATGCTCAGCACGATCCCAATCCGACGGCTGTGATTACTTTCGGAAGGACTGTGCTAAATGTACGGCCGTCACCGGTCGTGGCGGCGTTTAGTTCACGGGGGCCCAATATGGTGAACCCCCAGATCTTGAAGCCGGACGTGATTGGTCCAGGTGTCAATATTTTGGCGGCATGGTCAGAGGCAGTCGGGCTCACGGGGCTTGAGGAGGACAAAAGGAAGAGCCAGTTCAACATCATTTCAGGTAACGGCTAGTTTGTTAACATGATTTGATCGGAAGAGCTCTCCTTAGCTCAGATGGGGATTCGCTGACCGGTCCATATGAACCGTctaaatttaattcaacaactctaaatataaatatgaaactctttaaaaattataataattgcaattgttggattaaatttgaacCGTTCATACGCACCGGACCGTTGATGATGTTAACTCGACCTTTGTGATTTTGTCGCAGGTACATCAATGTCATGCCCACACATTAGTGGGCTTGCAGCATTGCTCAAGGCGGCCCATCCGGAATGGAGTCTAAGTGCTGTGAAATCTGCCCTAATGACCACAGCTTACACCCATGACAACACCAAGGCCCCTCTCCGAGACGCGGCCGATGGCACGATTTCGAACCCGTGGGCTCACGGCTCCGGGCACGTTGACCCCTCGAAGGCGCTGTCACCGGGCTTGGTTTATGACATTGCTACCGAGGACTACATTGCATTTTTGTGCTCATTGGAGTACACCAATGAGCATGTGCAAGCCATTGTCAAGAGGCCCAATGTTACTTGTGCAAGAAAGTATTCGGACCCGGGCCAGCTCAACTACCCTTCGTTCTCAGTCGTGTTctggaacaaaaagaaaagggttgTGAGTTACACCCGGGAATTGACGAATGTCGGGCCTGCCGGATCTGTATACAGAGTCGCCGTGACCAGTCCTTCGATGGTGAGGACCATCGTGAAGCCCACAAGGCTTGTGTTCAACAATGTAGGAGAGAAGCAGAAGTACACGGTCACATTTGTGGCTTCGCAGGGTGCAGAGAAAACATCAAGGTCGGGATTCGGGTCAATCATGTGGTCAAACCCACAACACCAAGTGAAAAGCCCAGTTGCTTTTGCATGGACGCAGTTGATAGATTGAGATTTTAGGCTTTTTTCTGCTGTTGGGctagaaagtgcttttggttttgggatTTCGGCTTTTAAGGAAAGCAGTTCAATGGGGTGGGTGGGTTGAATTTGGGTGGGAGTTGACATTGCCAATGTTTATAGGTATGGCTTTTCACCATCGCGTGAACAAGTTAAAAGACTTCTACAGTAGTTTATGCAAGTTTAATTCTCATATATAGGAATCaaactgcttgagtttgattcGTCTAGCACCATCGCTATGAACGCCATTTTATCGAAATCAAACTAACGAGACGATAAACAATTAGACActctttttaaactcaaaattctCATACATAATTGTTTCTACGTATTGATAGTCTAAGACCTACCTTGCGTACGAAGGTACAAATTTGTCGTAAAAACCATTGCAAATCTACTCATAGATAAACATTTCCTCAACAGAGAGCAAAAAGTCCAGGGGCAATACTCTAAAATTTACTTCATAGCTCACATAAATTTTGTATCTCTCAAATATTTGCATAATTTAGACTAAAAAGGCAAAACAAAGCTTCCACACTGAAAGTATAAATACTAATAACATATACTACAAGGGTTGCAACAGGTTATTCTACAACAGCAACGTGGGCGTACCTTCGGACATTTAGGGCAAGAGCATTTCCATTTGCAACAGTTGCCGCAAGAGCAATCGGGACATGAACACGATGGAAAAATGCAACAATTCCTGCTGCATGAAATATTTTTGCAGCAGTTGGACCGGGGACATGTGCAGCAACATCGCCACTTTGGTAGCCGACAGCAGGCACACGGATTACAGTTACATGGGCCGCAGTCACAGCAGCGTGGCATTTCTAGGTGAAGAGAGCACCCGTCGCAGCAGCAACAGCAAATCCATGAGCAGCTGAAACAGGGCATTCCGCTGTACCACAAACATACTTATGTCATATTCGGAACAAATTTACCTTTCCAATACTGCTATTTGAACGCAAAAGTTCAATAATTCAGAAGTGTTAGAAGACTTCTTCCCTCAATGTTTCTATAAGAttaccactttttttttttttgtattgcaGTCACTGTCGAGTATAAACTTAGTTTCAACTTAATAAGGAGCAGAGAATCAAAACTAGAGAATTAAAAACTCGTAAAGTAACATAAATCATTAagacaaaaggaaaaaatggtACCATAGCCATTTCCAGAAGCGACAGGACCGGCGTTTCTTTCGATTCCTGt of the Pyrus communis chromosome 1, drPyrComm1.1, whole genome shotgun sequence genome contains:
- the LOC137738753 gene encoding subtilisin-like protease SBT1.8; translation: MLLNPTTFFFSFHLLLSFLTVAATERLYSHSLFIFYILDILNLPSSSFLVMAAEAFWFGVLLLLLPCFSAMAKQTYIVQMNHHSKPESYATHHDWYSASLQSLSSDSDSLLYTYTDAYHGFAASLDPEQAELLRQSDSVIGVYEDTVYNLHTTRTPEFLGLDTESGLWEGHSTQDLNQASNDVIVGVLDTGVWPESKSFDDTGMPEIPTRWRGQCESGPDFAATLCNKKLIGARSFSKGYHMASRGSYLRKPREVESPRDRDGHGTHTSSTAAGSLVANASLLGYATGTARGMAPHARVATYKVCWSTGCFGSDILAGMDRAIVDGVDVLSLSLGGGSAPYYRDTIAIGAFTAMERGIFVSCSAGNSGPTRASLANTAPWIMTVGAGTLDRDFPAYALLGNKLRFTGVSLYSGTGMGNKPVQLVYNRGSNSSSNLCLPGSLNPDLVRGKVVMCDRGINARVEKGGVVRAAGGIGMILANTAASGEELVADSHLLPAVAVGRRVGDQIREYAQHDPNPTAVITFGRTVLNVRPSPVVAAFSSRGPNMVNPQILKPDVIGPGVNILAAWSEAVGLTGLEEDKRKSQFNIISGTSMSCPHISGLAALLKAAHPEWSLSAVKSALMTTAYTHDNTKAPLRDAADGTISNPWAHGSGHVDPSKALSPGLVYDIATEDYIAFLCSLEYTNEHVQAIVKRPNVTCARKYSDPGQLNYPSFSVVFWNKKKRVVSYTRELTNVGPAGSVYRVAVTSPSMVRTIVKPTRLVFNNVGEKQKYTVTFVASQGAEKTSRSGFGSIMWSNPQHQVKSPVAFAWTQLID
- the LOC137738764 gene encoding guanine nucleotide-binding protein subunit gamma 3-like isoform X2, whose protein sequence is MLEREIGFLEDELKSVERLQPASRCCKEITDFVVANPDPLIPTNRKKRRSCRFWKWLCGMPCFSCSWICCCCCDGCSLHLEMPRCCDCGPCNCNPCACCRLPKWRCCCTCPRSNCCKNISCSRNCCIFPSCSCPDCSCGNCCKWKCSCPKCPKVRPRCCCRITCCNPCSICY
- the LOC137738764 gene encoding guanine nucleotide-binding protein subunit gamma 3-like isoform X1, which translates into the protein MAAPSGCSASVPSLPPPRPKSPPQYPDLYGKRRETARVQMLEREIGFLEDELKSVERLQPASRCCKEITDFVVANPDPLIPTNRKKRRSCRFWKWLCGMPCFSCSWICCCCCDGCSLHLEMPRCCDCGPCNCNPCACCRLPKWRCCCTCPRSNCCKNISCSRNCCIFPSCSCPDCSCGNCCKWKCSCPKCPKVRPRCCCRITCCNPCSICY